From one Ochrobactrum vermis genomic stretch:
- a CDS encoding DUF983 domain-containing protein has translation MSTLEANSAQDVQVFGGENPKAAHPKRPLGEALWRGFRGRCPHCGEGKLFRAFVKPVAQCSVCDEDYMEQRADDLPAYLTILIVGHVVVGAFMGVEATTNLPLWAHMAIWGPLTVIMSLLLLQPMKGATIGLQWALYMHGFGGKGEGEYGDVT, from the coding sequence ATGAGCACGCTGGAGGCCAATTCCGCGCAAGATGTACAAGTTTTCGGAGGTGAAAACCCCAAGGCTGCCCACCCGAAACGTCCTTTGGGTGAAGCGTTGTGGCGTGGCTTTCGCGGACGCTGCCCGCATTGCGGTGAAGGAAAGCTTTTCCGGGCTTTTGTGAAGCCGGTGGCGCAATGTTCTGTCTGTGATGAAGACTACATGGAACAGCGTGCCGACGATCTTCCAGCCTATCTCACCATTTTGATCGTGGGACACGTGGTTGTTGGCGCTTTCATGGGCGTAGAAGCGACAACCAATCTGCCGCTCTGGGCGCATATGGCAATCTGGGGGCCGCTGACCGTTATTATGTCGTTGCTCCTGTTGCAGCCGATGAAGGGGGCGACCATCGGTCTGCAATGGGCACTTTACATGCACGGTTTCGGGGGCAAGGGCGAAGGTGAATATGGCGATGTGACCTGA